Within the Musa acuminata AAA Group cultivar baxijiao chromosome BXJ2-9, Cavendish_Baxijiao_AAA, whole genome shotgun sequence genome, the region TGCGTCGCTGTTCTTCTTGTTGTTTACGTGTTCCGATCTTTTGAGGCCCCGCAGTAGGCCCCTTGTACCTCAAACAGTGCTTATGTTCGTTCTTCCTAATAAGACTTCAGATGACAGCTTTAGAGCTAGAGATAGGACCAAGTTTCCCCATTCCGATCCATTTCCCTTTTCTTCCTCAATCGTCGTCAATGATAGACGAGGAAGATCTGAGAAAGACATTAGAGAAGCAAGCAGCAAAGGATGCGACTTGGATCGGTCTTTACTCAAGGTATACATGTATGATTTGCCTCCTGAGTTTCATTTTGGATCGTTGGGCTGGAACGGAAAAACCGATCAGACATGGCCGGATATCGCCGAAATGGATCGAATTCCGACCTACCCTGGTGGATTAAATTTGCAGCATAGTGTAGAATACTGGCTCACCTTGGATCTTCTTGCTTCAAATGTTCCCATTGTGGCGAGGCCTTGCACGGTGGTCCGTGTGACAAATTCAAGCTCGGCTGATGTGTTCTTCGTGCCCTTCTTCTCATCTTTGAGTTACAACCGGCATTCGAAGCCACAAGGGAAAGGTAAAGCTAGCAAAAACAGGATTTTGCAGGATGAGTTGGTGAGGTACTTAATGGGCAGAGAGGAGTGGAATAGAGGTGGTGGGAAGGATCATCTTATTGTAGCTCACCATCCCAACAGCATGTTGCAGGCTCGAAGGAAGCTTGGTTCTGCTATGTTTCTGCTTGCAGATTTTGGGAGGTATCCATCGAAGATAGCCAATCTCAAGAAGGATATCATTGCTCCTTACAGGCATGTAGTTCGTTCAGTCGGCAATGACTCTGCCACCTTCGATGAGCGTCCGATATTAGCATATTTCCAGGGAGCCATCAATAGGAAGGATGTAAGTTAATTGCAATTGCCTTATTCGGCTCTTTGGATTGTTTCTTTTAACATCTTGCTTTATATGTTGGTATCAATAGGTTTGAATCATCTATGGGTATAATtaactttttaataattttagaaaACTTAATTTGCATTTTTAGCTCAAATATGTGGCAAGGGTAACATATTAGCTCAAATTAAGGTACAATCGCAAGTCATCTTATGATATAATGCATGTTAGGGTATTCCTTTGGTGCTTACATCATGCAGCTTATTTTAGTCATGGATACTTGTTTTCAAACATTTCCTTAGCATTTCAGACTGCACATGCTGTTCTTTTAATATGTTAATTTCATTTGACTGCCTTGTCAATTTGATATACCTGACTGGACTAATATATATCAGGGCGGTAAAATTCGTCAAAAGCTCTATTACCTTCTCAAAGACGAGAAAGATGTGCACTTTTCTTATGGTAGCGTAAGGGAGAATGGAATAAGAAGTTCTGGTCAGGGAATGGCTTCATCGAAATTCTGCCTGAATATCGCTGGAGACACCCCCTCCTCAAATCGTCTCTTCGATGCCATTGTCAGCCATTGTGTTCCCATTGTGATCAGTGATGACATTGAACTCCCGTTCGAAGATATCCTAGACTATTCAGATTTCTGCATCTTTGTACGCACCTCGGATGCTGTTAAGAAGGGTTTTCTTCTGGATCTTCTCAGGGGAATCAAAAGAACAGAATGGACTAAGATGTGGGAAAGGTTGAAGCAAATAGCTCATCACTTTGAGTATCAGTATCCATCAAAGCAGGGGGATTCTGTTCAGATGATCTGGGAAGAAGTTGCTCGCAAAATCCCATATGTTCGTCTGAGccttaacaaggagaagagattacACAGATCACAGTTTGTGAAGCAAAGCAAATAGGATAATACTTTTGAGGACTCTTGTACATCAGGTTGAAACCTTAGAAAGCTATTTTCTGGGCACAGGGGAAATCAATATCATAGAATTGTGCTTCACTTGTTCAATAAAGAATGTGCAAGCTTGTTAATAGTGCATATAATTTTCTGGTATGTCTATTATTTCTATCCTATGCATTATGTTTCTGTTGCTTTTCCTAACCATTGTGAACCATGCACTG harbors:
- the LOC135622817 gene encoding probable arabinosyltransferase ARAD1; the protein is MQPSISVTRRFLFYVLFASLFFLLFTCSDLLRPRSRPLVPQTVLMFVLPNKTSDDSFRARDRTKFPHSDPFPFSSSIVVNDRRGRSEKDIREASSKGCDLDRSLLKVYMYDLPPEFHFGSLGWNGKTDQTWPDIAEMDRIPTYPGGLNLQHSVEYWLTLDLLASNVPIVARPCTVVRVTNSSSADVFFVPFFSSLSYNRHSKPQGKGKASKNRILQDELVRYLMGREEWNRGGGKDHLIVAHHPNSMLQARRKLGSAMFLLADFGRYPSKIANLKKDIIAPYRHVVRSVGNDSATFDERPILAYFQGAINRKDGGKIRQKLYYLLKDEKDVHFSYGSVRENGIRSSGQGMASSKFCLNIAGDTPSSNRLFDAIVSHCVPIVISDDIELPFEDILDYSDFCIFVRTSDAVKKGFLLDLLRGIKRTEWTKMWERLKQIAHHFEYQYPSKQGDSVQMIWEEVARKIPYVRLSLNKEKRLHRSQFVKQSK